One window from the genome of Solea solea chromosome 2, fSolSol10.1, whole genome shotgun sequence encodes:
- the si:ch211-218d20.15 gene encoding uncharacterized protein si:ch211-218d20.15, whose translation MAVNASEPLCQPCFYNGAFKVDLQVKRPLMPVQLSPEQVGLEMLCLCGQLDLLIRAQMQLFQEQLGQGCSPEESDTFQAQGSEILDQMLQCLEHLPKPMPQLEDYLDMIGLSVMFPRVEVFLIQGSPVDMLERPPMDEYFFHIAKLNQLLVLSQQLEEDVRHLGSHKYIAHQLSVIYQVISSFRGIQVFSEIKKDIEANFKQMKESLVNVEGSRHEPQLAAHYINWILEITQSLTSVVLSLPEELTDDLHQAVFFVSQFLS comes from the exons ATGGCAGTGAACGCATCAGAACCGCTCTGCCAGCCGTGCTTTTACAATGGGGCGTTCAAAG TGGATCTACAGGTGAAGAGACCGCTGATGCCGGTGCAGCTGAGTCCTGAGCAGGTGGGCCTGGAGATGCTGTGTCTTTGTGGGCAACTGGACCTTCTCATCAGGGCACAGATGCAGCTG TTCCAGGAGCAGTTAGGTCAAGGCTGCAGCCCAGAGGAATCAGACACTTTCCAGGCTCAAG GATCGGAGATTCTTGATCAGATGCTGCAGTGCCTTGAACATCTACCAAAACCTATGCCACAGCTGGAG GACTACCTGGACATGATAGGTCTGTCAGTGATGTTTCCTCGAGTAGAGGTATTTCTCATTCAAGGTAGCCCCGTGGACATGTTAGAGAGGCCGCCAATGGATG AGTATTTCTTCCACATTGCCAAACTGAACCAACTCTTGGTGCTGAGTCAACAACTAGAGGAAGATGTCAGGCACCTTGGAAGTCATAAATACATTGCCCACCAGCTCTCTGTGATATAT CAAGTCATCAGTTCTTTCAGGGGAATTCAGGTCTTCtctgaaataaagaaagatattgAGGCCAACTTCAAACAGATGAAAGAGTCTCTGGTGAATGTTGAAGGCTCTCGGCATGAGCCTCAACTGGCTGCTCACTACATCAACTG gattttagaaataactCAAAGCTTAACATCGGTGGTGTTGTCACTACCAGAGGAACTGACAGACGACCTTCACCAGGCTGTGTTCTTCGTGTCGCAGTTTCTGTCCTGA